TCGGCCTGCTGGGATACTTCTTGAATGATGTTTTGGGCATCAACTATGACATGACGCAACAGCCGATCTCGGCCTGGATCACTGTGATTGTCATGGATGTCTGGCACTGGACATCACTGGTTGTGCTGCTGTGCTACGCGGGCCTCGTATCGATCCCGGATGCCTATTATCAGGCGGCCAAGATCGACGGCGCCAGCCCATGGTCGGTGTTCCGCTATATTCAATTGCCCAAGATGAAGACCGTCCTGACCATCGCCGTTCTGCTGCGCTTTATGGACAGTTTCAACATCTACACCGAGCCCTTCGTTCTAACAGGCGGCGGCCCCGGCAACTCAACCACCTTGCTGTCGATCGACCTAGTCAAGATTGCGCTGGGACAGTTCGACCTTGGCCCGGCGGCCGCGATGAGCCTGATCTATTTCGCCATCACGCTGCTGGTCTCTTGGGTCTTCTACACACTGATGACAAAGGATGACGCGGAATGAAAAAGCGGTCCCTTATCCCGATCCTCTATATCGCGTTCCTGATGCTGCCGATCTATTGGCTGGTGGCGATGTCCTTTAAGACAACGAACGAGATCTTGTCGGGCTTTTCCCTGTTTCCCCAGACCTTTACACTGGAGAACTACATCACCATCTTCACCGATCCGACTTGGTATTGGGGCTATATCAACTCGATCATCTATGTGACGATTAACACGGTGCTGTCGGTCTGTGTGGCACTACCTGCGGCCTATGCGTTCTCGCGCTATCGGTTCCTGGGGGACAAGCAGCTGTTCTTCTGGCTGCTGACAAACCGGATGGCACCAGCTGCGGTGTTCGCGTTGCCGTTCTTCCAGCTTTATTCTTCGATCGGGTTGTTCGACACGCATCTGGCAGTGGCGCTGGCGCACACATTGTTCAACGTGCCGCTGGCGGTGTGGATTCTGGAGGGCTTCATGCGCGGCATCCCGAAAGAACTGGATGAAACAGCCTATGTCGACGGCTATTCCTTCCCGCGCTTTTTCGTGACGATCTTCCTGCCCAACATCAAAGCGGGCGTCGGCGTCGCAGCCTTCTTCTGCTTCATGTTCTCCTGGGTGGAAATGCTGCTGGCCAAAACCCTGACCGCAGTCGAAGCCAAACCCATCGCAGCCGTAATGACCCGCACCGCCTCAAGCGCGGGGTATGAGCTGGGTCTGCTGGCTGCAGCCGGGACGCTGACCATCATACCCGGTGCGATAGTCATCTGGTTTGTCCGCAACTACATCGCGCGCGGTTTCGCGATGGGCCGAGTGTGAGGTTCGATATGCGTAAATTACTATTCACTCTCCCCTTCCTGCCCACCGTGGCTGTCGCTCAGCAAGCGGGTTGGGGCAATGTCGGACAGCAAGAAGAAAAGGGCTTTTCCTGGACCGATCCCCTTTGGC
The genomic region above belongs to Ruegeria sp. HKCCD4315 and contains:
- a CDS encoding carbohydrate ABC transporter permease yields the protein MRTENQKAWFFVLPVLALVAFNALVPMMTVVNYSVQETFGNNQFFWEGLGWFEQILRSDRFQAALGRQFLFTFLILIIEVPLGIIVALSMPRKGFWVPVCLVLMALPMLIPWNVVGSMWNIFTLPKIGLLGYFLNDVLGINYDMTQQPISAWITVIVMDVWHWTSLVVLLCYAGLVSIPDAYYQAAKIDGASPWSVFRYIQLPKMKTVLTIAVLLRFMDSFNIYTEPFVLTGGGPGNSTTLLSIDLVKIALGQFDLGPAAAMSLIYFAITLLVSWVFYTLMTKDDAE
- a CDS encoding carbohydrate ABC transporter permease, producing the protein MKKRSLIPILYIAFLMLPIYWLVAMSFKTTNEILSGFSLFPQTFTLENYITIFTDPTWYWGYINSIIYVTINTVLSVCVALPAAYAFSRYRFLGDKQLFFWLLTNRMAPAAVFALPFFQLYSSIGLFDTHLAVALAHTLFNVPLAVWILEGFMRGIPKELDETAYVDGYSFPRFFVTIFLPNIKAGVGVAAFFCFMFSWVEMLLAKTLTAVEAKPIAAVMTRTASSAGYELGLLAAAGTLTIIPGAIVIWFVRNYIARGFAMGRV